The following are encoded together in the Ralstonia insidiosa genome:
- the tilS gene encoding tRNA lysidine(34) synthetase TilS — MASSRKSKRADSSAPLVTLVDKVAQRIAACAAFVVSGGGGVPTVAVALSGGRDSAALLHACAAWRDAGVRVRLVALHIHHGLQADADAWESACARMAHAARVEFHARRVNVATDAGRGVEEAAREARYAALDDLCTQTGATILLTAHHQDDQAETVLLQLMRGSGLEGLSAMPMSRAGGVTLLRPWLDVQRADIEQYAQANALEWVDDPSNEDARYARNALRPLLAGMAGHFPAYRDALARSAAHLADAAALIDEIAQADLTQIASVGELDVAALAALSAPRQRAVLRAWLAQAGMRALSTGRLEDLRTQLIDARDDGALCIALPTGQVRRYRGAAWIESGVGGGATPALVAISAGQFDPMCRTDQRVNVAEWGGVLVFSPVVADGIAVRALQAPLSLAPRCGGERIVLRPGGPSRALKQAYQEAGIPAWERQRLPLLYAGDALVFAAGLGMDRTAAASGPGWRIAWLATAQGAP; from the coding sequence ATGGCAAGTTCAAGGAAATCGAAGCGCGCTGATTCGTCTGCCCCGCTGGTCACGCTTGTCGATAAGGTCGCACAACGCATTGCCGCGTGTGCGGCCTTTGTTGTTTCTGGCGGGGGCGGAGTGCCGACCGTGGCGGTGGCTCTGTCAGGCGGTCGTGACTCCGCAGCGCTGCTGCACGCGTGCGCCGCGTGGCGCGATGCCGGCGTGCGTGTGCGCCTTGTCGCCTTGCATATCCATCATGGCTTGCAAGCAGATGCGGATGCCTGGGAGTCCGCTTGCGCTCGCATGGCCCATGCTGCGCGTGTTGAATTCCATGCGCGCCGTGTGAACGTTGCCACCGATGCGGGGCGGGGCGTGGAAGAGGCGGCGCGCGAGGCCCGTTATGCCGCATTGGACGACCTGTGCACGCAGACCGGCGCGACGATTCTGCTCACTGCACATCACCAGGACGATCAGGCCGAGACCGTCTTGCTGCAACTGATGCGTGGCTCAGGTCTCGAAGGCCTTTCCGCCATGCCGATGAGCCGCGCTGGCGGCGTGACGTTGCTGCGTCCATGGCTGGATGTGCAACGCGCTGATATCGAGCAGTACGCACAAGCCAACGCGCTCGAATGGGTCGACGATCCTTCCAACGAAGATGCGCGGTACGCACGCAATGCATTGCGGCCATTGCTGGCCGGCATGGCGGGGCATTTTCCGGCCTATCGTGACGCGCTTGCGCGCAGCGCGGCCCATCTGGCGGATGCCGCGGCGTTGATCGACGAGATTGCGCAGGCAGATCTGACGCAGATCGCTTCGGTGGGTGAACTCGATGTGGCGGCATTGGCTGCACTCTCCGCGCCGCGCCAGCGCGCGGTGCTCCGTGCATGGCTGGCCCAGGCGGGTATGCGTGCGCTGTCCACGGGCCGCCTCGAGGATCTGCGCACGCAATTGATTGACGCGCGCGACGACGGCGCACTGTGCATTGCGTTGCCGACGGGGCAGGTCAGGCGCTATCGCGGGGCTGCATGGATTGAGTCCGGTGTTGGTGGTGGGGCCACGCCAGCGCTTGTTGCAATTAGTGCTGGGCAGTTCGACCCAATGTGCCGGACCGATCAGCGCGTGAATGTCGCTGAGTGGGGTGGGGTGCTGGTGTTTTCACCTGTGGTAGCAGACGGTATTGCGGTGCGAGCCTTGCAAGCGCCGCTGTCCCTGGCGCCTCGCTGTGGTGGCGAGCGCATTGTGCTGCGCCCTGGCGGGCCGTCGCGCGCGCTCAAGCAGGCCTATCAAGAAGCCGGTATTCCCGCCTGGGAGCGCCAGCGTTTGCCGTTGCTCTACGCGGGCGATGCGTTGGTGTTTGCCGCTGGCCTAGGCATGGACCGGACGGCTGCGGCCAGCGGCCCCGGCTGGCGGATCGCCTGGCTTGCGACCGCCCAGGGTGCGCCCTGA
- a CDS encoding tetratricopeptide repeat protein, with product MNRPLRDRAATPHAATLCAAIVSALLVTSAAPALAQTAGIALPADLTPSTQKQPQVARQKRIDDWLAKKQYTQALTELDKEITEQPRNAQARFQRGVALAGLGRGDDAIVAFGQMTQDFPELPEPYINLAALYAERGELQRARESLIMASRVAPENAQAQANLGDVYVRLAAQSYQGALKLNPKNTTARARLDALPNVPGVRPAPAPAKPTAPAVLVPAASSVSDKPAK from the coding sequence ATGAACAGACCGCTGCGAGATCGCGCTGCAACCCCGCACGCTGCAACCCTGTGTGCTGCCATCGTGAGCGCCCTGCTTGTCACGTCAGCCGCGCCCGCCCTTGCCCAGACCGCCGGCATTGCCCTGCCGGCCGATCTGACGCCCAGCACCCAGAAGCAGCCGCAGGTCGCGCGCCAGAAGCGCATCGACGACTGGCTGGCCAAGAAGCAATACACCCAGGCGCTGACGGAACTGGACAAGGAGATCACCGAGCAACCGCGCAATGCTCAGGCCCGCTTCCAGCGCGGCGTGGCGCTTGCCGGCCTGGGTCGTGGTGACGACGCCATCGTTGCGTTTGGCCAAATGACGCAGGATTTCCCCGAACTGCCCGAGCCGTACATCAACCTGGCCGCGCTCTATGCGGAACGCGGTGAGCTGCAGCGCGCTCGCGAGAGCCTCATCATGGCGAGCCGCGTGGCGCCGGAAAATGCCCAGGCGCAAGCCAACCTCGGCGATGTCTACGTCCGCCTGGCCGCGCAGTCCTATCAGGGCGCGCTCAAGCTCAACCCCAAGAACACCACTGCGCGCGCGCGCCTCGATGCCCTGCCCAATGTGCCTGGCGTGCGTCCGGCGCCCGCGCCCGCAAAACCCACCGCTCCTGCTGTTTTGGTGCCCGCCGCCAGCAGCGTGAGCGACAAACCGGCCAAGTAA
- a CDS encoding aspartate kinase translates to MALIVHKYGGTSMGSVERIKNVAKRVAKWHRAGHQIVVVPSAMSGETNRLLGMAKEISAQPDPRELDMIASTGEQVSVGLLAIALHAEGIDARSYTGWQVPVKTDSAYTKARIQSIDDERVRADLDAGRVVVITGFQGIDGEGHITTLGRGGSDTSAVAVAAALEADECLIYTDVDGVYTTDPRVVDDARRLDKITFEEMLEMASLGSKVLQIRSVEFAGKYRVKTRVLSSLTDPLMSLDVEMNSGTLITFEEDSNMEAAAISGIAFARDEAKITVIGVPDKPGIAYQILGPVADANIDVDMIIQNQSVEGKTDFTFTVPRGEYQRALAILNDSVKGHIGAASVSGDPKVSKVSVVGVGMRSHVGIASKMFRTLSEEGINIQMISTSEIKISVLIDEKYMELAVRALHKAFELDQA, encoded by the coding sequence ATGGCTCTCATCGTTCACAAGTACGGTGGCACCTCGATGGGTTCAGTTGAACGCATCAAGAATGTCGCCAAGCGCGTTGCCAAGTGGCATCGTGCCGGTCACCAGATCGTGGTCGTTCCGTCGGCCATGTCCGGCGAAACCAACCGCCTGCTGGGTATGGCCAAAGAGATTTCGGCCCAGCCTGACCCGCGTGAACTCGACATGATTGCCTCGACTGGCGAGCAGGTGAGCGTGGGCCTGCTGGCCATCGCGCTGCATGCCGAGGGCATCGATGCCCGCAGCTACACCGGCTGGCAAGTGCCCGTGAAGACCGATTCGGCCTACACCAAGGCCCGCATCCAGTCGATCGACGACGAGCGCGTGCGCGCTGATCTCGACGCTGGCCGCGTGGTCGTCATCACGGGCTTCCAAGGCATTGATGGCGAAGGCCACATCACCACGCTTGGCCGTGGCGGTTCGGATACTTCGGCCGTGGCGGTTGCCGCTGCGCTCGAAGCCGATGAATGCCTGATCTACACGGACGTGGACGGCGTGTACACGACCGACCCGCGCGTGGTGGACGACGCCCGCCGCCTGGACAAGATCACCTTTGAAGAGATGCTGGAAATGGCCAGCCTCGGCTCGAAGGTGCTGCAGATTCGCTCAGTGGAGTTTGCCGGCAAGTACCGCGTGAAGACCCGCGTATTGTCGTCGCTGACTGACCCGCTGATGTCGCTCGACGTCGAGATGAACTCGGGCACGCTGATTACTTTTGAGGAAGATTCGAACATGGAAGCCGCCGCCATTTCCGGCATCGCCTTTGCCCGCGACGAAGCCAAGATCACCGTGATCGGTGTGCCGGACAAGCCCGGCATCGCTTACCAAATCCTGGGCCCGGTTGCCGACGCCAACATCGACGTCGACATGATCATCCAGAACCAGTCGGTCGAAGGTAAGACGGACTTCACCTTCACCGTGCCGCGCGGCGAATACCAGCGCGCCCTGGCGATCCTCAACGACAGCGTGAAGGGCCATATCGGCGCTGCCAGCGTGTCGGGCGACCCGAAGGTGTCGAAGGTGTCGGTGGTGGGCGTGGGCATGCGCTCGCACGTGGGCATCGCCAGCAAGATGTTCCGCACGCTGTCGGAAGAGGGCATCAACATCCAGATGATCTCCACCTCGGAAATCAAGATCTCGGTGCTGATCGACGAGAAGTACATGGAGCTGGCCGTGCGCGCGCTCCACAAGGCGTTCGAGCTGGATCAGGCGTAA
- a CDS encoding DNA-3-methyladenine glycosylase family protein — translation MNAVAKKASAVRSTVAKKAPAVKAPAKKADAKKVDGVAGKAVVTKSAAIKVADKAPAKRAPASKVPLPETLATHEPVPAEVVLSGPPEYWQEACADLMKRDRILRKIIPAYGPAHLASRGDPFVTLARSIVGQQISVKAAQSVWERVVATCPKLVPAQFLRAGQEKLAGCGLSKRKAEYILDLADHFRNGTLHVAKWAEMDDEDVIAELTQIRGIGRWTAEMFLMFNLMRPNVLPLDDIGLINAISQNYFSGEPVTRSEAREVAANWEPWRTVATWYMWRSLDTATTY, via the coding sequence ATGAACGCGGTGGCCAAGAAAGCCAGCGCAGTGCGCAGTACGGTTGCCAAGAAGGCGCCGGCCGTGAAGGCACCTGCGAAGAAGGCGGACGCCAAAAAGGTGGACGGCGTTGCCGGCAAGGCAGTGGTTACCAAGAGCGCCGCCATCAAGGTTGCCGACAAGGCGCCGGCCAAGCGCGCGCCTGCATCGAAGGTGCCCTTGCCTGAGACGCTCGCCACCCATGAGCCGGTGCCGGCTGAGGTGGTGCTGTCCGGTCCGCCGGAGTATTGGCAGGAGGCCTGCGCAGACTTGATGAAACGCGACCGCATCCTGCGCAAGATCATTCCCGCGTATGGTCCGGCGCACCTGGCTTCGCGCGGCGACCCGTTCGTCACACTGGCGCGGTCGATTGTCGGCCAGCAGATTTCGGTCAAGGCGGCGCAGTCCGTGTGGGAACGGGTGGTGGCCACATGCCCCAAGCTGGTGCCCGCACAGTTCCTGCGAGCCGGCCAAGAGAAGCTGGCGGGCTGTGGCCTGTCCAAGCGCAAGGCCGAGTACATCCTTGACCTTGCCGATCACTTCCGCAACGGCACTTTGCACGTCGCCAAGTGGGCCGAGATGGACGACGAGGATGTGATCGCCGAGTTGACGCAGATCCGTGGCATCGGCCGCTGGACGGCGGAGATGTTCCTGATGTTCAACCTGATGCGCCCAAACGTGCTCCCGCTGGACGACATCGGGCTCATCAACGCAATCTCACAGAATTATTTCAGTGGCGAACCCGTCACTCGCAGCGAAGCGCGCGAAGTGGCGGCTAACTGGGAACCGTGGCGCACAGTGGCCACCTGGTATATGTGGCGCAGCCTCGACACGGCGACCACCTATTGA
- a CDS encoding peptidylprolyl isomerase produces the protein MLRIRSLFAGLVCALAVSAAAAAAPAPRVQFKTSMGNFTVEVYPDKAPKTVANFLQYVKDGFYKGTIFHRVMDGFMIQGGGFTPDMKQKDTRAPVEIESKNGLKNDKYTIAMARTMDPNSATAQFYVNVVDNSMLNYPGQDGYGYTVFGKVVDGTDTIDKIKAVETTTKFPHQNVPVKPILIESATVVSK, from the coding sequence ATGCTCCGTATCCGCTCTCTCTTTGCCGGGCTCGTATGCGCACTGGCCGTGTCCGCTGCTGCAGCGGCCGCACCGGCACCGCGCGTGCAGTTCAAGACGTCGATGGGCAACTTCACCGTCGAGGTCTACCCGGACAAAGCCCCCAAGACCGTCGCCAACTTCCTGCAGTACGTGAAGGACGGCTTCTACAAGGGCACGATCTTCCACCGCGTGATGGACGGCTTCATGATCCAGGGCGGCGGCTTCACGCCCGATATGAAGCAGAAGGACACCCGGGCGCCGGTCGAGATCGAATCGAAGAACGGCCTGAAGAACGACAAGTACACGATCGCCATGGCCCGCACCATGGACCCGAATTCCGCCACCGCGCAGTTCTATGTGAACGTGGTCGACAACAGCATGCTGAACTACCCTGGTCAGGACGGTTACGGCTATACCGTCTTCGGCAAGGTAGTCGACGGCACCGACACCATCGACAAGATCAAGGCGGTGGAAACCACCACAAAGTTCCCGCACCAGAATGTGCCTGTGAAGCCGATCCTGATTGAATCGGCCACGGTCGTCTCCAAGTAA
- a CDS encoding acetyl-CoA carboxylase carboxyltransferase subunit alpha, producing MKTTFLEFEQPIAELESKIEELRFVQDDSAVDISEEISRLASKSQQLTKDLYANLTPWQVAQIARHPQRPYTLDYVREIFTDFHELHGDRTFADDLSIVGGLARFNGQPCMVIGHQKGRDTKERALRNFGMSKPEGYRKAKRLMELADKFGLPIFTFVDTPGAFPGIDAEERGQSEAIGHNLFVMAGLKVPLIATIIGEGGSGGALAIAMGDSVIMLQFATYAVISPEGCASILWKTAEKAPEAAEAMGLTAHRLKALGLIDKIVNEPLGGAHRDPKGMASMLKRALAESLRQFQGMKTSELQARRHERLMAYGKFKEIEAR from the coding sequence ATGAAAACAACCTTCCTGGAGTTCGAGCAGCCGATCGCAGAACTTGAATCGAAGATCGAAGAACTTCGATTCGTTCAAGACGATTCCGCTGTCGACATTTCTGAAGAAATCTCCCGCCTGGCCTCCAAGAGCCAGCAACTCACCAAAGATCTGTACGCCAACCTGACCCCCTGGCAGGTCGCACAGATCGCCCGGCACCCGCAGCGTCCGTACACGCTCGATTACGTCCGCGAAATCTTCACCGACTTCCACGAACTGCATGGCGACCGCACCTTCGCGGACGACCTGTCGATCGTGGGCGGTCTGGCACGTTTCAACGGCCAGCCTTGCATGGTGATCGGTCACCAGAAGGGCCGCGACACGAAGGAGCGCGCGCTGCGCAACTTCGGCATGTCCAAGCCCGAGGGCTACCGCAAGGCCAAGCGCCTGATGGAACTCGCCGACAAGTTCGGTCTGCCGATCTTCACCTTCGTCGATACGCCGGGCGCATTCCCGGGCATTGACGCTGAAGAGCGCGGCCAGTCGGAAGCCATCGGCCACAATCTGTTCGTCATGGCCGGCCTGAAGGTGCCCCTGATCGCCACCATCATCGGTGAAGGCGGTTCGGGTGGCGCACTGGCCATCGCCATGGGCGATTCGGTGATCATGCTGCAGTTCGCCACGTATGCCGTGATCTCGCCGGAAGGCTGCGCGTCGATCCTGTGGAAGACCGCCGAGAAAGCGCCGGAAGCCGCTGAGGCGATGGGTCTGACGGCACACCGCCTGAAGGCGCTGGGCCTGATCGACAAGATCGTCAACGAGCCGCTGGGTGGTGCGCATCGCGATCCGAAGGGCATGGCCTCGATGCTCAAGCGCGCACTGGCCGAATCGCTGCGCCAGTTCCAGGGCATGAAGACGTCGGAGTTGCAGGCGCGCCGTCACGAGCGCCTGATGGCCTATGGCAAGTTCAAGGAAATCGAAGCGCGCTGA
- a CDS encoding peptidylprolyl isomerase, whose translation MTTVKLHTNHGDITLLLDAEKAPKSVANFINYVKKGHYNGTVFHRVIKGFMIQGGGFEAGQDMKQKPTDAPIENEANNGLKNERGAIAMARTNDPHSATAQFFINTVDNDFLNHTSPTPQGWGYAVFGKVAEGMDVVDKIRGVRTGNRGFHQDVPMEDVVIQSADVIE comes from the coding sequence ATGACCACAGTCAAGCTGCACACCAACCACGGCGACATCACCCTGCTGCTGGACGCTGAAAAGGCACCGAAGTCGGTCGCCAACTTCATCAACTACGTCAAGAAGGGCCACTACAACGGCACGGTGTTCCACCGTGTCATCAAGGGCTTCATGATCCAGGGTGGTGGCTTCGAAGCCGGCCAGGACATGAAACAAAAGCCGACCGATGCCCCGATCGAAAACGAAGCCAACAACGGCCTGAAGAACGAGCGCGGCGCCATTGCCATGGCACGCACCAACGATCCGCACTCGGCCACGGCCCAGTTCTTCATCAACACGGTCGACAACGACTTCCTGAACCACACCTCCCCCACGCCGCAAGGCTGGGGCTATGCCGTGTTCGGCAAGGTCGCCGAAGGCATGGACGTGGTCGACAAGATCCGTGGCGTGCGCACCGGCAACCGCGGCTTCCACCAAGACGTGCCGATGGAAGACGTGGTGATCCAAAGCGCCGACGTGATCGAATGA
- the cysS gene encoding cysteine--tRNA ligase, whose translation MESLKIYNTLAREKQTFVPIEPGRVRMYVCGMTVYDYCHVGHARVVVVFDMVQRWLRASGYDVTYVRNITDIDDKIIKRAVENGETMSALTGRFIDAMHEDFAALGTQRPDHEPRATEFVPQMLSMIGKLQNNGLAYQATDGDVNYAVRKFPGYGRLSGKSLEDLRAGERVDTNDAKRDPLDFVLWKSAKVDEPAESRWASPWGEGRPGWHIECSAMSCELLGEHFDLHGGGADLQFPHHENEIAQSEGATGKTFVNTWMHNGFVRVNDEKMSKSLGNFFTIRDVLKVYDAEVVRFFILRSHYRSDLNYSDAHLDDARHALTRLYTALKDVPAAADAQPDWNESHGKRFRDAMNDDFNTPVAVSVLFELASEVNKTRSPELANQLAALAGVMGLLGRDPHAFLQGGVTADGLDAAAVEARIEERRAAKAARDFARADAIRADLLAAGIVLEDKPGGLTEWRRA comes from the coding sequence ATGGAATCACTCAAGATCTACAACACGCTCGCGCGTGAGAAACAGACGTTCGTCCCCATCGAGCCCGGCCGCGTGCGCATGTACGTGTGCGGGATGACGGTGTACGACTACTGTCACGTCGGGCATGCGCGGGTGGTGGTGGTGTTCGACATGGTGCAGCGCTGGCTGCGCGCGTCGGGCTACGACGTCACGTACGTCCGCAACATCACCGACATCGACGACAAGATCATCAAGCGTGCGGTCGAGAACGGCGAGACCATGAGCGCGCTCACCGGCCGCTTCATCGATGCGATGCACGAAGACTTCGCCGCGCTCGGTACGCAGCGCCCCGATCACGAGCCGCGCGCCACCGAATTCGTGCCGCAGATGCTGAGCATGATCGGCAAGCTGCAGAACAACGGCCTGGCCTATCAGGCCACCGACGGTGACGTGAACTACGCGGTGCGCAAGTTTCCGGGCTACGGCAGGCTCTCGGGCAAGTCGCTCGAAGACCTGCGCGCGGGCGAGCGTGTCGATACCAACGACGCCAAGCGCGATCCACTGGACTTCGTGCTGTGGAAATCCGCCAAGGTTGACGAGCCGGCCGAGAGCCGTTGGGCTTCACCGTGGGGCGAGGGTCGTCCGGGCTGGCATATCGAGTGTTCGGCCATGAGCTGCGAGCTGCTTGGCGAGCATTTCGACCTGCACGGCGGTGGCGCCGACCTGCAGTTCCCGCACCACGAAAACGAGATCGCACAGTCCGAAGGCGCGACCGGCAAGACCTTCGTCAACACGTGGATGCACAACGGCTTCGTGCGCGTGAATGACGAGAAGATGTCGAAATCGCTCGGCAACTTCTTCACCATCCGCGATGTGCTCAAGGTGTACGACGCTGAGGTCGTGCGCTTCTTCATTCTGCGCTCGCACTACCGCAGCGACCTGAACTACAGCGACGCCCATCTGGACGATGCCCGACACGCGCTCACGCGCCTGTACACGGCGCTCAAGGATGTGCCCGCTGCTGCTGATGCCCAGCCTGACTGGAATGAGTCGCACGGCAAGCGCTTCCGTGACGCGATGAACGACGACTTCAACACGCCGGTGGCGGTATCGGTGCTGTTCGAGTTGGCCAGCGAAGTGAACAAGACGCGCTCGCCGGAGTTGGCCAATCAACTGGCCGCGCTGGCTGGAGTGATGGGCCTGCTGGGGCGTGATCCGCATGCCTTCCTGCAAGGCGGCGTGACGGCTGATGGCCTGGATGCTGCTGCGGTGGAGGCGCGCATTGAAGAGCGGCGTGCCGCCAAGGCGGCGCGTGACTTTGCCCGAGCGGACGCCATTCGTGCGGATCTGCTGGCTGCCGGCATCGTGCTGGAAGACAAACCGGGTGGCCTGACCGAGTGGAGACGCGCATGA
- a CDS encoding extracellular solute-binding protein: protein MGVLAAIHQPYWRRHRQRLAALACLVATFCAAPAWAAHGYAEYGDLKYPAGFPNFGYLNPKAPIGGMLLLGNPDRRTSFDKFNPFTIKGTSAPGLTQLVFETLLITSWDETASGYGLLADDVTVAPDELSVTFHINPRARFSNGDPVRASDVKYSYDMLMGKGASPAYRSMTADVSKVTVVDAATIRYDFKRRNKELPLIVGGLPVFSPKWGKGSGKPDDPDGGKDVKFDKLTFQDPIASGPYVIERFDPSRGITFRRNPDYWGRDLNVRRGSFNFERIQYKLYKDQTARLEAFKAGEYDAMVEYLAKNWAKSYVGVKFRSGELIKSEFPHRNGAGMQGFLMNLRRPLFQDVRVRKALTLALDFEWLNRQLFYGAYRRLDSYFTNSELAASDSLTGMPSKGELALLEPLRSQLDPDVFGILSAPPSTDPPSSLRDNLRQARRLLAQAGWTYSDGALRNTRGEPFVFEMLDDGGAMSRVMAAYVRNLEKLGIQVNQRMTDFALYQKRLEEFDFDMISLRFPDSQSPGNELKDRFGTAAADEQGSDNVIGLKSPAVDALIDDVLRANNRDELVTASRALDRVLMHGYYVIPHWYSAVHRVAYNKNLMYPDRLPYYYSAEAWVLTAWWRTPDSTK from the coding sequence ATGGGCGTACTTGCAGCGATACATCAGCCGTACTGGCGACGACATCGACAACGCCTCGCAGCACTGGCCTGCCTGGTGGCGACCTTCTGCGCGGCACCGGCCTGGGCGGCGCATGGTTATGCGGAATACGGCGATCTCAAGTATCCCGCCGGTTTCCCGAACTTCGGCTATCTCAATCCGAAGGCGCCCATTGGTGGCATGCTGCTGCTGGGCAACCCCGACCGGCGTACGAGCTTCGACAAGTTCAATCCGTTCACGATCAAGGGCACGTCTGCGCCGGGGCTGACGCAGCTCGTCTTCGAGACGCTGCTCATCACGAGTTGGGACGAGACTGCCAGCGGCTACGGCCTGCTGGCTGACGACGTGACGGTCGCACCGGACGAACTCTCGGTCACGTTCCACATCAATCCGCGCGCACGTTTCTCCAATGGCGATCCGGTGCGTGCGTCTGATGTGAAGTACTCCTACGACATGCTGATGGGCAAGGGCGCAAGTCCGGCTTATCGCAGCATGACCGCCGATGTGTCCAAGGTGACAGTGGTGGACGCCGCCACTATCCGCTACGACTTCAAGCGCCGCAACAAGGAGTTGCCGCTGATCGTTGGCGGCCTGCCGGTGTTCTCGCCCAAGTGGGGCAAGGGCAGCGGCAAGCCGGACGATCCGGATGGGGGCAAGGACGTGAAGTTCGACAAGCTCACGTTTCAAGACCCGATTGCCAGCGGTCCCTATGTCATCGAGCGCTTTGACCCGTCTCGCGGCATCACCTTCCGCCGCAATCCGGATTACTGGGGCCGAGACTTGAACGTGCGCCGTGGCTCGTTCAACTTCGAGCGCATCCAATACAAGCTTTATAAGGACCAGACCGCACGCCTGGAGGCATTCAAGGCCGGCGAGTACGACGCGATGGTCGAGTACCTCGCGAAGAACTGGGCCAAGAGTTACGTGGGCGTGAAGTTCCGCAGCGGCGAACTCATCAAGAGCGAGTTCCCGCATCGCAACGGCGCGGGCATGCAGGGCTTTCTGATGAACCTGCGCCGGCCGCTGTTCCAGGATGTGCGGGTGCGCAAGGCGCTTACGCTGGCGCTGGACTTCGAGTGGCTCAACCGCCAACTCTTCTATGGCGCGTATCGCCGGCTCGACAGCTATTTCACCAACAGTGAGCTGGCCGCCTCCGATTCGCTGACCGGCATGCCGAGCAAGGGCGAGCTGGCTCTGCTGGAGCCGCTGCGCAGCCAGCTCGATCCGGACGTGTTCGGCATCCTGTCTGCGCCGCCTTCGACGGACCCGCCCAGTTCGCTGCGTGACAACCTCCGCCAGGCGCGCCGCTTGCTGGCCCAGGCCGGCTGGACGTATTCCGACGGTGCGCTGCGCAACACCCGTGGCGAACCCTTCGTCTTCGAGATGCTTGATGACGGCGGGGCAATGAGCCGTGTCATGGCGGCGTATGTGCGCAACCTGGAGAAGCTCGGCATCCAGGTCAACCAGCGCATGACCGATTTCGCGCTGTACCAGAAGCGGCTCGAAGAGTTTGACTTCGACATGATCTCGCTGCGCTTTCCCGATTCGCAGAGCCCCGGCAATGAGTTGAAGGATCGCTTTGGTACCGCGGCGGCGGATGAGCAGGGCTCAGACAACGTGATCGGCCTGAAGTCACCCGCTGTGGACGCGTTGATCGACGACGTGCTGCGTGCCAACAACCGCGATGAGCTGGTCACCGCCTCGCGCGCGCTCGATCGTGTGCTGATGCATGGCTACTACGTGATTCCACACTGGTATTCGGCCGTACATCGCGTCGCTTACAACAAGAACCTGATGTATCCGGACCGTCTGCCGTACTACTACTCGGCCGAGGCCTGGGTGCTGACGGCTTGGTGGCGTACGCCAGACTCCACCAAATGA
- the fabI gene encoding enoyl-ACP reductase FabI, with translation MGFLAGKRILITGLLSNRSIAYGIATACKREGAELAFTYVGERFKDRITEFANEFDSKLVFDCDVGSDEQIAKVFEDLGQHWGHFDGLVHSIGFAPREAIAGNFIDGLSRESFRIAHDISAYSFPALAKAALPMLSPNASLLALTYLGAERIVPNYNTMGLAKASLEAGVRYLAGALGPKGIRANGISAGPIKTLAASGIKDFGKLLKYMEDVAPLRRNVTIEEVGNVAAFLLSDLASGVTGEITYVDCGFNVTAGVPESVGQG, from the coding sequence ATGGGATTCCTCGCTGGCAAGCGCATTCTGATTACCGGCCTTCTGTCCAACCGCTCGATCGCCTACGGCATCGCCACCGCCTGCAAGCGCGAAGGCGCTGAACTGGCCTTCACCTACGTCGGCGAACGCTTCAAGGACCGCATCACCGAATTCGCCAACGAGTTCGACAGCAAGCTGGTGTTCGACTGCGACGTCGGCAGCGATGAGCAGATCGCCAAGGTGTTCGAAGACCTCGGCCAACACTGGGGCCACTTCGACGGCCTGGTGCACTCGATCGGCTTTGCGCCGCGCGAAGCGATTGCCGGCAACTTCATCGATGGCCTGTCGCGCGAGTCGTTCCGCATTGCACACGACATCTCCGCATACAGCTTCCCGGCGCTGGCCAAGGCTGCGCTGCCGATGCTGTCGCCCAACGCTTCGCTGCTCGCCCTGACCTACCTGGGTGCCGAGCGCATCGTCCCGAACTACAACACGATGGGCCTGGCCAAGGCCTCGCTGGAAGCCGGCGTGCGTTACCTGGCCGGCGCGCTGGGCCCGAAGGGCATTCGTGCCAACGGCATCTCGGCTGGCCCGATCAAAACGCTGGCCGCCTCGGGCATCAAGGATTTCGGCAAGCTGCTGAAGTACATGGAAGACGTGGCCCCGCTGCGCCGTAACGTCACCATCGAAGAAGTCGGCAACGTGGCGGCGTTCCTGCTGTCGGACCTCGCCAGCGGCGTGACCGGCGAGATCACCTACGTCGACTGCGGCTTCAACGTGACCGCAGGTGTGCCGGAGAGCGTCGGCCAAGGCTGA